tttctttacttGGCTTGCTACTATTGATGTTTTACCTCAGTGGAAATTTGCAGCAGGTTGGTGACCAATAACATCTTGGAACCCTCGCCTTCATTCCTGGTTTTGATATTTCAGGATTTAATGAACCGATGACCTTACTGTGAAACAGATATGGGCGGTTACAGTTACATCATTAGCGAAGAGGAAAGCACGGCGGCATATGGAATTGCAGATGAAATTAGAGATCCAATGCTGGTTATCTGAAAATGGCATCCCGAAGCATATGAAGAAGGTGATGATGCGAAGGCTACAAATACATCTAGAAGGAGAAAAAAACGTCGATGTTAATACGAAGAGTATCATCTCTATTGTTTCCGTGGAAGATAGAAGATTAATCAAACGCTATTTAAGCTGGTATATTCTAAAAAAAGTAAGTTAATTACTCTAATTCTCTGAATTAAGTATGTTCTGGATACATGCAATATGAAACCATCACTTTAGTAGCCTCGTGTCGTTAACTAGTACCCTACCAATGCCCTTCAGTGTTTTCAAGGGGTACCGTAGAATTTCCTTTGTGTTCCTTAGTAGTTATTTTGTCGTAtttattcttcttatttttttcttaatatatCTTACTGTAGGTGCCAATGTTTCGAACCCTGGATGAAAAAGTGCTGAAAGAAATTTGTCAAAGCCTTCAGCCAGTGATGTTTACTGAGGATACCTACATTGTTAAAGAGGGGAAACCGCTTGATAAGATGTTATTCATCACGCAAGGCATTGTATGGAGCTACGGATCTAGTAATAATAATGGAAGCACTCGTTGTCTTAAGAAAGGTGATTTCTACGGAGAAGAACTTCTAAACTGGGTATCGGAAGTTAGCTACCTCACTGCCTTACCGATCTCGACCAGGTTTGTCAAGTCCCACACACATGTTGAAGCCTTTGTTCTAAGGGCTTACGACTTGAAAACTATTGTTTCCAAAAACTGGTTGCATTTTTCCAAGTTCACTCCGCCCTCTCAGAAGCAGCATCTTGCAGCTTCTTCGCTTCAAGAAAGTTGGCGCCGCCATCATGAAAAGAGGGCACGGGCTGTGCATCTTGCCCAGCTGAGAGAAATGGGGAATAACAAGATAACGGATGAAGTACCTCTTCTAGGCCAGTTCAAGTAGTTCGATCAATACTTGTGTTCTTAAATCGATGCATATTATTTCAGCATATATAGTGTGTCATATTATCAACTTATATTTGTAATCAGTAGAATTCACATTCAGGAATCTGTTCAGAACTTCAGAATATTCCTTATTAATTTAAGAAAGGAGAGGATTAACTAAATCATTTGTTTCCATCCGACGGAAGACAAGGTCCATATAAGTTACACATTAGAATTTCAAGAGCACACAATATTCATCCTCTCACGTTGTGTTATTTTCTGCCAAGCATTAGCAAAAAAGTTCTTGTGGGGTTGGTTCGGGAGTTGTATGCCGAAGTTTTTTGAAGAATATTTCGGTAGTAGCTGCCCAACTTGCCAAACGATTCGCGGATACGAACCTGTAAGAGGATGAAGTTGGTGTTATTTTCTAAGGGTTGGAGAGAGTGAATGAGTGTAGAAAGAAGAGAGTTTCGTATGAGGATGGACGGGAAgaattattttgtgtttttttgggtaaataatttcaatttttgaaaaGAGAGATGTTAGTGGCAAGTGTCTTGTAGCTCATTTGgttaagaatattttttttagcgCTCAAAGTCTCGTGTTCGTATCCTCCTTACGGTAGTTTATATGAGTTATTGTAAATTATCTTATCttttataaggaaaaaaaaagatgttgTTAACATTTAAAAAATGTCTATATTGCGAGGTCTTTTGTAACATGCACTTTTATCCTAATTTGACCCCAAAAAATGcaagtacaaaaataaaagcAACAAAAAAATGTCAAATTAGTTTcgtgtttttaattttgtttaaaataaaaactaaaatggtTAATTTGAAAACCAGTCAACAAAGAATGGTCATCTTTCCAAAGTGAGAACATAGGAGGGCAAGGCCTGTCTGCCACTTAGTTCTTTTCAgccttattttgtttttcattgaacTGTTTTCGACCTAATTTAAAGAACGTATATTCCAAAGCCAGGACAACAACTTTGTTCAAGCTGCCTAACCTTGTTCTACAAGATtggataatatatatatgtgtgtgtgtgttaatatgtaggggtgggttcggtacggttatcgtaccaaaacccttgtaccaattaccgtaccaaactttcggtttggtaaaatctattaccattaccgtaccaaactttcggtataccgaagttcggtattgccaaaagtttggttggcatggtatggcaatggtaattgccattttgttttgggacaaaatatgtttttgtttttttaacccaattcaagggcaaaacttctttttttgtacctttatctcatacattatagattaaattcatctatatgattattgtgaactacgaatggcttgatccatgcttaggatacgtaggcagtctaacgaaacgttagatgcagccatataagaaatgagattaaataatcgtGACCATAGCCTTGTTTAAAGTTTTGAGCAATATATGTGTGCTTTTGGTTTTAGGTATATATGTATACGCTtgatgtttttcccagaaaatgcaattaaattatttatgctttaaaaatgccatgcctattgaATAATGCTTAAATGATGAGTTgaattgtttgcatatatatatatatatataattgtggtgctgtgaacgctctgaagtgcaaaggtgaatgcAGGACACACATGTAAGTTCAAGTAAGTTTAGGTAAATTCAAGTAAGTATACGGTATTAGTtggattgatgagatatgtgataagatatcaatatgtcgaataggtcactagaggtgactccgacttatatgctagtcatgattgatgagatatgtgataagatatgaatatgtcgaataggtcactagaggtgactccaacttatatGATAGCCATGATCTagcatgattgatgagatatgtgatgggatatgtgataagatatgggatatatgctagccatgatctagcatgattgatgagatatgtgatgggatatgtgataagatatgtgataagatatcaatatgtcgaataggtcactagaggtgactccgacttatatgctagccatgattgatgagatatgtgataagatatgaatatgtcgaataggtcactagaggtgactccaacttatatgctagccatgatctagcatgattgatgagatatgtgatgggatatgaatatgtcgtatatgtcactagaggtgactccgacttacatgctagccatgattgatgagatatgtgaggagatatgaatatgtcgtataggtcactagaggtgactccgacttgtatACTATtatgagttattaatcacatgattatttgatattattgATGAGATGCTGTGTTGTGGTACATTATGATTTCTCTGGAAATTATACAAGTGTTGTAACGAGGGATTACATGTgttatatgttttctattagTATTTTACTTACatggccactcacccttgtcttgttttcaccctccaggtaTTATTAGCTGAGTTTTAATATCACCAAAGACTCACGGTGATTCTTAGTATTAGAGACTATTTCGAAGGTACGATTCTTATATCATTtttctgtacttgcttatgctctaacatcacgtgtgaagtgggttcattcccgctcatcagtgcactctggtatttaggcactcttaggtttaaatttattcacaattttccacatcatcacactttatggcttcgtcaccttcgagGTGTAGGCCAGCACAGCTTGATTCGGAGTACTAgtagacattccgggtcggggtgtgtcagtttggtatcagagcataagttgggcAGTATTGTGTTCATCACACGCGTGATGTGAGCATTCTTGGTTTTGTGTCTAATGTtcgaatcttgccacctcgtcgaaTACGAGAAAATATGTTAACTTTTCTTCAGTTTAGGCAGTTTTGTAGTCTTGACGACGTTTTAGAAAATCATTTTGGCGTTTGTTCTTAGAATTAAAACGAAGTTATTCCTTGTGGAAGAAATGTGTAGATTTGAGGCAAGTTGATGGCATAAGTTAATGTATTGATAACCGTTTATCACCGGAGATTTTACCAACCAATTCCATCATCATTCTTTCGCTGTTAGAATTGATtcttttgaaattgaaaatctcaACTAGTTTTGATTTACTGGTAGTATTGTTTGAATATCACCTAATAGAATTCTTGCGAAGTCTACTTTTGTTAAAACTCTAGAAGTGTCGCATGTGGTAAGGTAGTGCTAGTGTGGTAGCACTCGGCGGAAGAACATTTTGGGAAATTACTTTTGGTCCCTAGTAGTTAATAGTTTTATGATGTTACTATTTGATCATCAAGAACCTTGTTAGCTCATTCTTAAATTTGATCTCGTTACTTTTGGCCTAAGATAATAACGGAGTTGTTTAGTCTTTCAACATAATTCATTGGTTGTTTAATTCTTTGATATTCTAGTCTGTCCCTGTTATGTTTATACCCCCAGTTTTACCTCCTGGTATTAAAGGTAATTGGGTTGATTTAGAGTCACTGGCCTATTTCCGATATCATTTTGGATAGGGACAAAATTTCCAGGAGGACCGCTGAGACATGGAAATTGTACATTTAGTTCAGATATCTTGTACTCTATATTtcatgaacttgttttgaccctcaaattcttgagtattCTTTTAGCCTCCTCGACATGGTTTCTTGCTCGGTTAGTGAGGAATTCATGATAGATCGACTTGGCGGATGTTTGCGCCACTTTCATATCTATACTAGCATGAACCATTAAAATATAATCTTATTATGAGTTTACCAGACTTACAGAAAATAATCCTAAACAACTTTGAGTTATGGGAATATGAACGCCGAAACACTGTTAGCAACCGAATTGGTGCACCTTGGGATAGTATGGTATCGTGGTCAAGTTATGAGTCAGACAGTTTATGCATATTTGCACAGGAGGAACAAAATGATATTTTGGTATCCTCGGGAACCTCTCACTAGTTGTTGAGATGACGATAAGTTATCGGTGTTACGGGCTGCAGGTTTAAATGTCAATGGTCGAATTGTTAGATTCATTAAACAAGTGGGCAAGACCACTCATTTTTCGACAACATTTGCAAGTTAGCTATGGTTCAAACTCATTAGCGGAATTCGTGACATGACGAATGTTTGGCGAGATCCATTTTCGTTTTGAGCTTTATTTGTGTCGTGCAAATATTTCTTACTACATTGTTTTATTTATACAAGTATCGATATGGAGTTATCTTTAACCTATTAAGAAATGGTGATGGAGTCATGGCGTTGACAATGATAAGTGTGGCTAGAAATATAAAATGTGTTGGCAAATGATAATTGTGGTTGGCAATTTAGTGTTCATTAAAGtcattacaatttattgaataaAAATATGGAATGAGATCTTGAGTTCACTTAATATGAACGTTTTACAGTGAGTTTTTGCACTTGATGAGGAGAATTGATGAGAAAAGTTTACGATTATAAAATTGATTGATTTGGTTTGCCATCAATGAATTATGGCATGAAATTCTTGTATTTTGTTAGCCACGATAGTCACGGcttgaaatttgatatttgattgtGCCAATATCATTATGGCCATAATTTCTGGTATTCGTGTTGCTAAAAGTAATGGGAAGCGGCATTACCAATAATTACGATGTAAATTTTCCAAATAGCATGAATGAGATTTATCGAGTGAGAATGGAATCATAAACTGAGGTTATGATTTggttattataatttaaaatcGTGGGAAGACCACGAAGCTTCCTCCATTTATTATTGGTGGATATGAATAAAGattatgaaatgaaattttgagttcgtttattataaataaattttcAGTTGTGTGAgaagtgaaattttatgattATGGAAAGAATTTTTGGAGAACATGGTATAATCATTGATATGTTGTTTTGGTTGCCATGGGTCATGAGTGGTCATTGTTGGAAATTGATATTGCAAACAAAATCGATGACGAGCATATATTCTCTTGACTATGTGATTAGTAAGGATTAATTTCGTTAACCGTTAGGTTTGTAAAATGTGAAATTCTCCTACTTGGTTGGCGAAGTGTCAATAGTACTCTGGAGGTGCAGCTCACTAATTTATTCGAGCAGAGATGTGATTTTATACCATTATTTTATCGAGGAAGGAAGACAGTATGAGCTTGGAGGCACGGAAGGGGGGATAAATACATCCTGACCACATCGGGATGTCACTTTGTCTTTTATACAAATGTTCTAACTTGATTTCTGCTTTACGTATATATATCTTATACTCCTATCTTCGATTGTGGTATAataatgattttaaatttcggggTCGAAATtctttaaggtgggtagattgtgacaacccttcccaaatttttatgtttttacaaaatttaaaagtgTGATTTTACAAAGATGTCTTTAGAGGTGAGGGTTTTAACTTCCGTTGACAACGTATAGCGAGGTGTATGAATTAATCCATTAGCGTTTTCTAGAAGTACTTTTGGTTTGgtcactatttatatatatatatatatatatttcaaatgtatttattttatatatatcatTTTAGTAATTTGAAAAGGGTggggaaaaggaaagaaagaagaaacaaagaaaagagacTGGGCAGAACTGCCCAATCaggaaaagagagaggaagagaacaGGAGGGATGAGAAAGAGAATCCAGCGAAtcgggagaagagagaaggagatgATGGCCAATTAGAAAGAAGGAAATGAAAGGTAAGGAGAgaggaaagagaagaagaaacggGTTGGCCCGTGCACACCCGCGGACCTGCGCGACCTGTGGAGATTCAGTCATTTTTCTGGCAAATCAAAGCAAACCACCACCTAGAAACAACTTCCTAGTcttccctcttccatttccattcaaaattagaaggaatttgTTGGTAATTTATTCAAAAACCGAAGGTGGGTGCCGTGAGGAACATTGCTTGAAACCCAATTACCACTACCATTAGACTTCcctagaacccaggaacaaagcccaggcAATGGTAGAGGTGTCAAAGCAAGTTTGGAGGTTGAATTGAATCACACTCAATTCTAGGGTTTCGTACGGTTTTAGaaaaattggagcctttctagGACAAATTGGACTttgccacaggtataaagtttactctactctttgagaccttcaattctgtaatttttgagaatttttaaaaatagttgaatttttccggTGAGTTGGGGTgaccgaccgccacccgcggcggcgcaTGGCTAGTGGGCCGATGATGTATTTTTAAGTACTATTAGATACCCTGGATTCATATTTGATATCCGtatgtcataatttgatttTTGGACTTAGTTTCATTTCGATTCGTGAATAGGTcaaaatatgaatcgacgatccgaccgttggattgtcaccaaacaTTAATATGTTATactacgtaatatttgaggattataggaacttacagatcggAAATCCGactacggatcttcccgaattggatttgtaagtttataaaataaatgttaaccgccacttggttttgggcaATTGGCGAAGatatgaccgttggatcgtaatgaaattttagtatgttattgtagaagtataatgtggatcCTTGGAAGTTACGAATCAGAGATCTGATTTGTAGATCTTCTGGACCGAATTGCGTAGACTTATGTGCGATGTAAGTTAGGTATTGTATCAACAAGAATTCTGAGAtatgttttgataattgatcaTATGCGCCGATCGTTTGTGGCACCTCGATGTTTGTACTAAGAAGTTGTAGCATGGACTCCGAGTGAGTGAATCTTTCCTTGCTCATCATatgtttcatgattgataattctataaatgcttttaaataaactaagaaatttatgccatgacatatatatatttatatgttataaaatactatTAGATGGTTGAGTTAGATTTCATCGTGATCTATCCATATGCGTATCACTATAAAtgattattgtgaactacgaatgacttgatccctgcttagggtacgtaggtagtctaacgagacgttagatgcagccatataagaaatgagattaaataatcaTGACCATAGCCTTGTTTAAAGTTTTGAGCAATGTGTGTGTGCTTTTGGTTTTaggtatatatgtatacacttgatgtttttcccagaaaatgcaattaaatgatttatgctttaaaaatgtttttcccagaaaatgcttGATATATacgattatatatatatatataatcgtGGTGTTTTGAACGCTCTGAAGTGTAAAGGTGAACACATGACTCacatgtaagttcaggtaagtttaggtaaaTTCAAGTAACCATACGATAGTAGTtggattgatgagatatgtgataagatatgaatatgtcgaataggtcactagaggtgactccgacttatatgctagccatgattgatgagatatgtgataagatatgaatatgtcgaatatgtcactagaggtgactccgacttatatgctagctatgattgatgagatatgtgataagatatgaatatgtcgaatgggtcactagaggtgactccgacttatatgctaaacatgattgatgagatatgtgatgagatatgaatatgtcgaaTAGGTCACTAAagatgactccgacttatatgctagtcatgattgatgagatgtgtgatgagatatgaatatgtcatataggtcactagaggtgactccgacttttATGCTAGCTATGAtcgatgagatatgtgatgagatatgaatatgtcgtataagtcattagaggtgactccaacttatatgctagccatgatctAGCATGAtcgatgagatatgtgatgagatatgaatatgtcgtataggtcactagaggtgactccaacttacttgctagccatgattgatgagatatgtgaggagatatgaatatgtcatataggtcactagaggtgactctgacttgtgTACTATTATGAGTTATTAATcgcatgattatttgatattattgATTAGATGCTGTGTTGTGGTACATTATGATTTctctggaaattatacaggtgttcTAACGAGGGATTACATGTgttatatgttttctattagTATTTTACTTACATGGCCACTCAaccttgtcttgtcttcaccatCCAGGTATTATTAGCTGAGTTTTAATATCACCAAAAACTCGCGACGATTCTTAGGATCGGAGACTATTtcaagggtacgattcttatatcatttttctgtacttgcttatgGTCTAATATCacatgtgaagtgggttcatttctgctcaccagtgcactctggtatttaggcactattaggtttaaatttattcacaattttccacatcatcacactttatgacttcgttaccttccaggtgtcggccagcacagcttgatttggagtcctagtggacattccgggtcggggtgtgtcataataacatcattaattatttgaataataaaatattttttatttttaaatatattcctttagtgttaaaaatgttacaattagtgtatttatatttatggctaaattgtttttatcatatatattttttttagtttgtacctatttttaatttgcaaatattttttaatttgtaccaattttcttttcatttttaatttgtacccatttattagtttctttttgtgcccatattttttaaagttttatttgtgtttgtatccATATGTATTCCGTCATGTgatattgtatatttaat
This genomic interval from Malus domestica chromosome 05, GDT2T_hap1 contains the following:
- the LOC103434888 gene encoding cyclic nucleotide-gated ion channel 1-like isoform X2 translates to MKCFELDRKLKTIALVSRLLTDFMYIIDIILQIWIGILEKRRILVSDLLAMSAKWPWKSYIIMDILAILPATQVLTFILFSKMRGSSSLLAKELMATLALLQYVPRVIRMYVSCKEFSKSSTILIGTWTFFKWGFSLFLYIHTSYVLGAFWYFLAIQRQSTCWQLACQSEQNGCKPSTFYCNDRLFQNITTLNYLCPINPSDAKVFDFGIFLDALQSGVVESADFPRKILHCFWWGLRNLSSLGSNLETSSYAMENLFAVFISLLGLLLLMFYLSGNLQQIWAVTVTSLAKRKARRHMELQMKLEIQCWLSENGIPKHMKKVMMRRLQIHLEGEKNVDVNTKSIISIVSVEDRRLIKRYLSWYILKKVPMFRTLDEKVLKEICQSLQPVMFTEDTYIVKEGKPLDKMLFITQGIVWSYGSSNNNGSTRCLKKGDFYGEELLNWVSEVSYLTALPISTRFVKSHTHVEAFVLRAYDLKTIVSKNWLHFSKFTPPSQKQHLAASSLQESWRRHHEKRARAVHLAQLREMGNNKITDEVPLLGQFK